The genomic interval ttgttgaattacgtgaaaattttaataaacactgTCCAATAGTGTTTCAGTATATTATTCGCTTATACTGAACATCGTATCACGTAACAtaaatcgttatttattttaatctgttTCGGAAATTTTTggtaattatgaattaaagaaGGTGTAATAGCTGATAGTTACGACATGGCTGAGTACCGTTagttcattttctattttgttcaAATCATTTCTCgtatcgatatttcatttttcatgattagttttaaaatttgtttctcctCCATTTTGCTTCTTATATGTGGGACACCGCCCTTCAATcggttattatttaataatttctcatttctttattaaaagaacgtaaacttaaatttcagtaattttgaataatattttttatatttacgaaaaattttttacgagttttttaaattcaattacataaccttattttttaaagttgaaacaaatttttgtaattcataatttcatgttttatttcataaatttagtcaatgcgaataatatttataaaatcatttttaaagtataatggTTTTTCAGTGTACTCCAGAATGTCatctatattaaaacataaaatgaaatttataaatttttaaagatattactCTGGTTCTCTTAAGGATCTGGTTCTTATTGTGTATCATCAGGAGTAGGCAGTGATTCTGAAGTGATGGCAGAGTTAGCAGCATTTCTTGGTCAAGAAATTCCGGAGGGGAGAAGTAATCTAGCtgataatcatataaatcttGAACGGGTTGCTGATTATTGCGaagcaaattattttcaagcaGAAAACAAGAGAATAGCTTTAGAAGAAACCAAAAATTTTACCACTCAATCATTGGCTAGTGTAGCCTATCAAATAAATACCcttgcttataattttttacaattattggaTTTACAAACGTCTCAACTTGCTGAAATGGAAAGCCAAATGAATCATATTGCTCAAACAGTTATGATacataaagaaaaagtagCTAGAAGAGAAATTGGAGTTTTAACAGCCAATAAAATTACAGTAcgtcaatataaaattattgcaccAGCAAATCCTGAGAAACCAATTAAATATGTGAGAAAAAGTATAGATTATACAATTTTGGATGATATTGGACATGGAGTACGTAGTAGTGGTACTCCAAGAAGTAAACAACGTGGAGGAAGTCAAGGCAGTGTTCAAAGTTTAGGTGCAGCTTCCACTGGTTCTGGATTAGGTGCTACTATAGTAGGACCAGCTCCTACTACTAAACCACCTACTCCTCCTCAAACAGTAAGAActggtaaataaaaaaaatgcaatatatccttatgttttaaaataattttccagttatttatgaattttattttatttaattttataatatatgaattttattttttctttaggaATATTgagcaaaatataatatatccttatattttaaaataattttcagttgcttaatatataattataaatttttcgtttttcttttaggAACATTGAGCAAAGGATCACGAGAATACAGAACACCACCTGCAGTTGCTCCACCTCAAGTTCCTAGTCACTATGCTCCTAATTATCCACTGGGTCATCCAAGAAGAGAACGTGGTCCTGGTTATAGTACTTTACCTTTGCATGCTCATACCACATCTCATTCAACTCACAATACCAACCATAATGCACATACAACAAATATTGCATCTCAACATACTTCACCACCTCAAGTAGGAACAGTTCATCCATTGCAAAGTCATCCACAAACACCACCACCAGCACCACCTAGTGTAACAGCAGGATATGTTCAAGAACAACACAATAGTATGCCtcgtaagtattttttttttcaatttacattaacttttaaataataaagcaaagaataaagattgatttttGTTTCCAGCCCCACCTTCACCATTAGTCGGTATAACTGGTAATACATTAGATTTTACCAGTTATCATACATTGTCGGAAAGATTAAATCATCAAGTTAGTCGAAGTAGTGGTGCTAGTAGCCCACCATTACCACCGCCTCCACCACCGGAACAAGAAGAACATCCGCAATTTGGTAGACCTACGCAATCTAGTGGTGCTATTATGCCTATTGTACCAGATGAGGAAGATTTGCCTGGTTGGgttccaaaaaattatatcgaaaaaggtacgtcgaaaaatatttttttaaatataacaaatataaataatattaaaatataataatatgttatcaTTTTAGTTGTtgcaatttatgattattatgctGACAAGGAGGATGAATTAAGCTTCCAGGAAAGCTCTGTAATTTATGTA from Apis mellifera strain DH4 linkage group LG8, Amel_HAv3.1, whole genome shotgun sequence carries:
- the LOC414015 gene encoding abl interactor 2 isoform X2 → MAEYRVGSDSEVMAELAAFLGQEIPEGRSNLADNHINLERVADYCEANYFQAENKRIALEETKNFTTQSLASVAYQINTLAYNFLQLLDLQTSQLAEMESQMNHIAQTVMIHKEKVARREIGVLTANKITVRQYKIIAPANPEKPIKYVRKSIDYTILDDIGHGVRSSGTPRSKQRGGSQGSVQSLGAASTGSGLGATIVGPAPTTKPPTPPQTVRTGTLSKGSREYRTPPAVAPPQVPSHYAPNYPLGHPRRERGPGYSTLPLHAHTTSHSTHNTNHNAHTTNIASQHTSPPQVGTVHPLQSHPQTPPPAPPSVTAGYVQEQHNSMPPPPSPLVGITGNTLDFTSYHTLSERLNHQVSRSSGASSPPLPPPPPPEQEEHPQFGRPTQSSGAIMPIVPDEEDLPGWVPKNYIEKVVAIYDYYADKEDELSFQESSVIYVLKKNDDGWWEGVMDGITGLFPGNYVEPCV
- the LOC414015 gene encoding abl interactor 2 isoform X1, whose amino-acid sequence is MAEYRSGSYCVSSGVGSDSEVMAELAAFLGQEIPEGRSNLADNHINLERVADYCEANYFQAENKRIALEETKNFTTQSLASVAYQINTLAYNFLQLLDLQTSQLAEMESQMNHIAQTVMIHKEKVARREIGVLTANKITVRQYKIIAPANPEKPIKYVRKSIDYTILDDIGHGVRSSGTPRSKQRGGSQGSVQSLGAASTGSGLGATIVGPAPTTKPPTPPQTVRTGTLSKGSREYRTPPAVAPPQVPSHYAPNYPLGHPRRERGPGYSTLPLHAHTTSHSTHNTNHNAHTTNIASQHTSPPQVGTVHPLQSHPQTPPPAPPSVTAGYVQEQHNSMPPPPSPLVGITGNTLDFTSYHTLSERLNHQVSRSSGASSPPLPPPPPPEQEEHPQFGRPTQSSGAIMPIVPDEEDLPGWVPKNYIEKVVAIYDYYADKEDELSFQESSVIYVLKKNDDGWWEGVMDGITGLFPGNYVEPCV
- the LOC414015 gene encoding abl interactor 2 isoform X3, with translation MAELAAFLGQEIPEGRSNLADNHINLERVADYCEANYFQAENKRIALEETKNFTTQSLASVAYQINTLAYNFLQLLDLQTSQLAEMESQMNHIAQTVMIHKEKVARREIGVLTANKITVRQYKIIAPANPEKPIKYVRKSIDYTILDDIGHGVRSSGTPRSKQRGGSQGSVQSLGAASTGSGLGATIVGPAPTTKPPTPPQTVRTGTLSKGSREYRTPPAVAPPQVPSHYAPNYPLGHPRRERGPGYSTLPLHAHTTSHSTHNTNHNAHTTNIASQHTSPPQVGTVHPLQSHPQTPPPAPPSVTAGYVQEQHNSMPPPPSPLVGITGNTLDFTSYHTLSERLNHQVSRSSGASSPPLPPPPPPEQEEHPQFGRPTQSSGAIMPIVPDEEDLPGWVPKNYIEKVVAIYDYYADKEDELSFQESSVIYVLKKNDDGWWEGVMDGITGLFPGNYVEPCV